From one Triticum aestivum cultivar Chinese Spring chromosome 4B, IWGSC CS RefSeq v2.1, whole genome shotgun sequence genomic stretch:
- the LOC123090590 gene encoding LOB domain-containing protein 4, translating into MKEVAAGGAGVSPCAACKLLRRRCSPGCVFAPYFPSGEPHRFASVHKVFGASNISKLLQEIPAEHRGDAVSSLVYEANARVRDPIYGCVGAITSLQRQVESLQTQLALAQAEMVRLRMANAYGTARHGRNGGGSTASGSPSSMSSPTKTADHHDMAVDQSGVMELELECSRFWSF; encoded by the exons ATGAaggaggtggcggcgggcggcgcgggggtgTCCCCGTGCGCGGCGTGCAagctgctgcggcggcggtgctcgccgGGGTGCGTGTTCGCGCCCTACTTCCCCTCCGGCGAGCCGCACCGCTTCGCCAGCGTGCACAAGGTCTTCGGCGCCAGCAACATCAGCAAGCTCCTCCAG GAGATTCCGGCGGAGCACCGGGGCGACGCGGTGAGCAGCCTGGTGTACGAGGCGAACGCGCGCGTGCGGGACCCCATCTACGGCTGCGTCGGCGCCATCACGTCGCTGCAGCGGCAGGTGGAGTCGCTGCAGACGCAGCTCGCGCTCGCGCAGGCCGAGATGGTCAGGCTCAGGATGGCCAACGCCTACGGGACGGCGCGCCACGGCCGCAACGGCGGCGGAAGCACCGCCAGCGGCTCGCCGTCCTCCATGTCGTCGCCGACCAAGACGGCGGACCACCATGACATGGCTGTGGATCAGTCCGGCGTCATGGAGCTGGAGCTGGAGTGCTCCAGGTTCTGGTCATTCTGA
- the LOC123090589 gene encoding uncharacterized protein At4g15545 — translation MPPAEGAAAGLGVSEFALPDGVLAVLPRDPYEQLDLARRITALAVAGRVTGLEREAARLREGAAERDRENAELRDRVALLDRALQETNARLRAALEDNIQLSKERDSLAQTSKKQARDLHKLESFKRHLMQSLRDDSTSPQETVDITTCDQSVSSKTSSCGDGSISHTAANLLNGSGDLGSTTREAARTPVQKYALSPHINQRLTPEATPNIMSTSASPRGMSTTATPKLVSGATSPSRTRIEGHMSMTPWYSSKQSSAANSPPRGRPNPGRTPRIDGKEFFRQARSRLSYEQFGAFLANIKELNAHKQSREETLKKAEEIFGPDSKDLYLSFQGLLNRSLP, via the exons ATGCCACcggcggagggcgcggcggcggggctgggggtCTCGGAGTTCGCGCTGCCGGACGGCGTGCTGGCGGTGCTGCCGCGGGACCCCTACGAGCAGCTGGATCTGGCGCGCCGCATCACCGCGCTGGCCGTCGCCGGCCGGGTCACCGGGCTCGAGCGCGAGGCGGCGCGGCTCAGGGAGGGCGCCGCCGAGCGGGACCGGGAGAACGCCGAGCTGCGGGACCGCGTCGCGCTGCTCGACCGCGCGCTCCAGGAGACCAACGCCAGGCTCCGCGCCGCGCTCGAGGACAAT ATTCAGCTGAGCAAGGAGCGGGACTCGCTCGCGCAGACCTCCAAGAAGCAGGCGCGCGACCTGCACAAG CTGGAGTCGTTCAAGAGGCATCTGATGCAGTCACTCCGCGATGATAGTACATCG CCCCAAGAAACTGTTGACATTACAACATGTGATCAGTCAGTATCATCTAAAACATCGTCCTGTGGAG ATGGATCTATCAGCCACACTGCAGCAAATTTGTTGAATGGGTCTGGGGATCTTGGAAGCACAACAAGAGAAG CGGCAAGGACTCCAGTCCAAAAGTATGCCCTCTCCCCACACATCAACCAACGCCTTACGCCAGAAGCCACACCAAATATAATGTCCACCTCTGCTTCTCCAAGAGGAATGTCCACCACCGCAACACCAAAGTTGGTATCTGGAGCTACCTCGCCTTCAAGAACTCGAATCGAAGGACACATGTCAATGACACCATGGTATTCAAGCAAGCAGTCGTCTGCAGCTAACTCACCTCCAAGGGGACGTCCCAACCCAG GTCGCACTCCTCGTATTGATGGAAAAGAATTTTTCCGTCAGGCCAG GAGCCGTCTATCATACGAACAGTTTGGAGCGTTTTTAGCGAACATCAAGGAGCTGAATGCTCATAAGCAGTCACGAGAG GAAACCCTCAAGAAGGCTGAAGAAATATTTGGTCCAGACAGCAAAGACCTATACCTCTCTTTCCAAGGCTTACTAAACCGCAGCTTGCCGTAG
- the LOC123090587 gene encoding membralin-like protein At1g60995 isoform X3, translating into MDPEQTFLRVHARLSGMLSQLLTPRIRLALEYLYLAGAVALFCLLVVMHTNFVQQPGCSSEFTGIEFGEAQLVQIKIISGGLWASKGVPELKTTGEGSVHHPLSAKESIKAAVTYLSRKWYSRAALFWRNIKQVSDNALQLMVRSNWDDFLHLIKDLQLPSMDHLLSNIVKWFEKRSKSFEPTYLYGVEKGYFLLSEVAKNTHGVRTINITISARNPCFGNRWQQLLINSIVGYDTILTNSLVNSPGQGYLYNFQTKELYDLSYGHEPPTGPTRFGDYFVTKCGVLLMSLFVFFTTTMSVSFTLRETQSRMLRFTVQLQHHARHQLPTFQLIFVHVIESLVFVPIMIGILFFLFEFYDDQLLAFLVLTLVWLCELFTMISVRTSISMQFFPRFFLLYFLVFHIYFFSYTYGFSYLAFSATAAFMQHLILYFWNRFEVPALQRFIRSRAHIHQQTGVQITSSTIYTSTLHIARVNVRDPGTLNDDAGAAHEADPLLAQAEPTRNHQEGAQQLNENADAAATNPIQYEDQNLEQAGNAPAASGSLNPFGSLLLWLLGGGASDGIVSFFSMFRDVRDHHGGQDYAEPPQNENEQVT; encoded by the exons atgGATCCGGAGCAGACGTTCCTGCGGGTGCACGCGCGCCTCTCCGGGATGCTGTCGCAGCTGCTCACCCCGCGGATCCGCCTCGCGCTCGAGTACCTCTACCTCGCCGGCGCCGTCGCGCTCTTCTGCCTGCTCGTCGTCATGCACACCAACTTCGTGCAGCAG CCGGGCTGCTCAAGTGAGTTCACTGGAATTGAATTTGGTGAAGCACAACTTGTCCAAATCAAG ATAATCAGTGGTGGACTATGGGCCAGCAAAG GGGTACCGGAATTGAAGACAACCGGAGAGGGTTCTGTACATCATCCTTTATCTGCTAAAGAATCAATTAAAGCAGCGGTTACGTACTTATCCAGAAAGTGGTACTCTCGTGCTGCCTTATTTTGGAGGAACATAAAGCAGGTTTCAGATAATGCCCTCCAACTAATG GTCAGATCAAACTGGGATGACTTTCTCCACCTCATTAAGGATCTTCAATTACCAAGCATGGATCATCTTCTTTCGAACATTG TGAAGTGGTTTGAGAAAAGAAGCAAATCGTTTGAGCCTACCTATTTATATGGTGTGGAGAAG GGATATTTCTTGCTTTCTGAAGTAGCCAAAAATACCCATGGTGTCCGAACTATAAACATCACGATTTCTGCTCGAAATCCTTGCTTTGGGAACAG GTGGCAGCAGCTTTTGATAAACAGCATTGTTGGTTATGATACTATACTGACAAACAGCTTGGTGAATTCTCCTGGCCAGG GTTATCTATACAACTTTCAGACAAAGGAGCTTTATGATCTTAGTTATGGGCATGAACCGCCAACAGGTCCTACAAGATTCGGAG ATTACTTTGTGACGAAATGTGGTGTCCTTCTAATGTCACTCTTTGTATTCTTCACAACCACCATGTCTGTTTCATTTACCCTGAGGGAAACGCAGTCCCGCATGCTTAGGTTCACAG TGCAGCTTCAACACCATGCACGCCACCAGCTGCCCACATTTCAACTGATATTTGTGCATGTCATTGAATCACTGGTTTTTGTTCCG ATCATGATTGGGATCCTCTTTTTTCTGTTTGAGTTCTACGATGACCAGTTGCTCGCTTTTCTTGTTCTGACTCTTGTGTGGTTATGTGAGCTGTTCACAATGATCAG TGTGCGCACATCTATTTCAATGCAGTTCTTTCCGCGCTTCTTCTTGTTGTATTTCCTGGTTTTCCACATCTACTTCTTTTCATACACCTACG GCTTCTCGTACCTGGCTTTCTCTGCTACGGCAGCATTCATGCAACATCTAATCCTGTACTTTTGGAATCGTTTTGAG GTGCCAGCCCTCCAGAGATTCATACGGAGCCGAGCTCACATCCACCAACAGACTGGTGTTCAGATCACATCCTCCACCATCTACACTTCAACATTACATATCGCGAGGGTAAACGTGAGGGACCCCGGCACGTTAAACGACGACGCTGGCGCAGCTCATGAAGCAGACCCCCTACTGGCCCAGGCCGAgccgacgaggaaccaccaagagggGGCCCAGCAACTCAATGAAAACGCCGATGCAGCAGCCACCAACCCTATCCAGTACGAGGATCAAAATCTCGAGCAAGCCGGCAACGCCCCCGCAGCCTCGGGCTCCCTGAACCCGTTCGGCTCCCTCTTGCTGTGGTTGCTAGGAGGCGGCGCTTCTGACGGCATAGTCTCCTTCTTCTCCATGTTCAGGGACGTCCGCGACCACCACGGCGGCCAGGACTACGCCGAGCCGCCCCAAAACGAGAACGAGCAGGTGACATAG
- the LOC123090587 gene encoding membralin-like protein At1g60995 isoform X1: protein MDPEQTFLRVHARLSGMLSQLLTPRIRLALEYLYLAGAVALFCLLVVMHTNFVQQPGCSSEFTGIEFGEAQLVQIKIISGGLWASKGVSYIMDLQNLGRSAEKILEVNGDKFNVLASKFLSTWVGPGPRRSKIMFRTWNGDKEFEPQSENAADAIVTAIIPGVPELKTTGEGSVHHPLSAKESIKAAVTYLSRKWYSRAALFWRNIKQVSDNALQLMVRSNWDDFLHLIKDLQLPSMDHLLSNIVKWFEKRSKSFEPTYLYGVEKGYFLLSEVAKNTHGVRTINITISARNPCFGNRWQQLLINSIVGYDTILTNSLVNSPGQGYLYNFQTKELYDLSYGHEPPTGPTRFGDYFVTKCGVLLMSLFVFFTTTMSVSFTLRETQSRMLRFTVQLQHHARHQLPTFQLIFVHVIESLVFVPIMIGILFFLFEFYDDQLLAFLVLTLVWLCELFTMISVRTSISMQFFPRFFLLYFLVFHIYFFSYTYGFSYLAFSATAAFMQHLILYFWNRFEVPALQRFIRSRAHIHQQTGVQITSSTIYTSTLHIARVNVRDPGTLNDDAGAAHEADPLLAQAEPTRNHQEGAQQLNENADAAATNPIQYEDQNLEQAGNAPAASGSLNPFGSLLLWLLGGGASDGIVSFFSMFRDVRDHHGGQDYAEPPQNENEQVT from the exons atgGATCCGGAGCAGACGTTCCTGCGGGTGCACGCGCGCCTCTCCGGGATGCTGTCGCAGCTGCTCACCCCGCGGATCCGCCTCGCGCTCGAGTACCTCTACCTCGCCGGCGCCGTCGCGCTCTTCTGCCTGCTCGTCGTCATGCACACCAACTTCGTGCAGCAG CCGGGCTGCTCAAGTGAGTTCACTGGAATTGAATTTGGTGAAGCACAACTTGTCCAAATCAAG ATAATCAGTGGTGGACTATGGGCCAGCAAAGGTGTGTCTTATATTATGGATCTCCAGAACCTGGGGCGTTCAGCTGAGAAAATTCTAGAGGTTAATGGTGATAAGTTCAATGTTTTGGCATCTAAGTTTTTGTCAACTTGGGTTGGTCCTGGACCTAGAAGGAGTAAGATTATGTTTCGAACTTGGAATGGAGACAAAGAATTTGAACCACAGTCAGAGAATGCAGCTGACGCAATTGTTACTGCAATCATTCCAGGGGTACCGGAATTGAAGACAACCGGAGAGGGTTCTGTACATCATCCTTTATCTGCTAAAGAATCAATTAAAGCAGCGGTTACGTACTTATCCAGAAAGTGGTACTCTCGTGCTGCCTTATTTTGGAGGAACATAAAGCAGGTTTCAGATAATGCCCTCCAACTAATG GTCAGATCAAACTGGGATGACTTTCTCCACCTCATTAAGGATCTTCAATTACCAAGCATGGATCATCTTCTTTCGAACATTG TGAAGTGGTTTGAGAAAAGAAGCAAATCGTTTGAGCCTACCTATTTATATGGTGTGGAGAAG GGATATTTCTTGCTTTCTGAAGTAGCCAAAAATACCCATGGTGTCCGAACTATAAACATCACGATTTCTGCTCGAAATCCTTGCTTTGGGAACAG GTGGCAGCAGCTTTTGATAAACAGCATTGTTGGTTATGATACTATACTGACAAACAGCTTGGTGAATTCTCCTGGCCAGG GTTATCTATACAACTTTCAGACAAAGGAGCTTTATGATCTTAGTTATGGGCATGAACCGCCAACAGGTCCTACAAGATTCGGAG ATTACTTTGTGACGAAATGTGGTGTCCTTCTAATGTCACTCTTTGTATTCTTCACAACCACCATGTCTGTTTCATTTACCCTGAGGGAAACGCAGTCCCGCATGCTTAGGTTCACAG TGCAGCTTCAACACCATGCACGCCACCAGCTGCCCACATTTCAACTGATATTTGTGCATGTCATTGAATCACTGGTTTTTGTTCCG ATCATGATTGGGATCCTCTTTTTTCTGTTTGAGTTCTACGATGACCAGTTGCTCGCTTTTCTTGTTCTGACTCTTGTGTGGTTATGTGAGCTGTTCACAATGATCAG TGTGCGCACATCTATTTCAATGCAGTTCTTTCCGCGCTTCTTCTTGTTGTATTTCCTGGTTTTCCACATCTACTTCTTTTCATACACCTACG GCTTCTCGTACCTGGCTTTCTCTGCTACGGCAGCATTCATGCAACATCTAATCCTGTACTTTTGGAATCGTTTTGAG GTGCCAGCCCTCCAGAGATTCATACGGAGCCGAGCTCACATCCACCAACAGACTGGTGTTCAGATCACATCCTCCACCATCTACACTTCAACATTACATATCGCGAGGGTAAACGTGAGGGACCCCGGCACGTTAAACGACGACGCTGGCGCAGCTCATGAAGCAGACCCCCTACTGGCCCAGGCCGAgccgacgaggaaccaccaagagggGGCCCAGCAACTCAATGAAAACGCCGATGCAGCAGCCACCAACCCTATCCAGTACGAGGATCAAAATCTCGAGCAAGCCGGCAACGCCCCCGCAGCCTCGGGCTCCCTGAACCCGTTCGGCTCCCTCTTGCTGTGGTTGCTAGGAGGCGGCGCTTCTGACGGCATAGTCTCCTTCTTCTCCATGTTCAGGGACGTCCGCGACCACCACGGCGGCCAGGACTACGCCGAGCCGCCCCAAAACGAGAACGAGCAGGTGACATAG
- the LOC123090587 gene encoding membralin-like protein At1g60995 isoform X2: protein MDPEQTFLRVHARLSGMLSQLLTPRIRLALEYLYLAGAVALFCLLVVMHTNFVQQPGCSSEFTGIEFGEAQLVQIKIISGGLWASKGVSYIMDLQNLGRSAEKILEVNGDKFNVLASKFLSTWVGPGPRRRVPELKTTGEGSVHHPLSAKESIKAAVTYLSRKWYSRAALFWRNIKQVSDNALQLMVRSNWDDFLHLIKDLQLPSMDHLLSNIVKWFEKRSKSFEPTYLYGVEKGYFLLSEVAKNTHGVRTINITISARNPCFGNRWQQLLINSIVGYDTILTNSLVNSPGQGYLYNFQTKELYDLSYGHEPPTGPTRFGDYFVTKCGVLLMSLFVFFTTTMSVSFTLRETQSRMLRFTVQLQHHARHQLPTFQLIFVHVIESLVFVPIMIGILFFLFEFYDDQLLAFLVLTLVWLCELFTMISVRTSISMQFFPRFFLLYFLVFHIYFFSYTYGFSYLAFSATAAFMQHLILYFWNRFEVPALQRFIRSRAHIHQQTGVQITSSTIYTSTLHIARVNVRDPGTLNDDAGAAHEADPLLAQAEPTRNHQEGAQQLNENADAAATNPIQYEDQNLEQAGNAPAASGSLNPFGSLLLWLLGGGASDGIVSFFSMFRDVRDHHGGQDYAEPPQNENEQVT, encoded by the exons atgGATCCGGAGCAGACGTTCCTGCGGGTGCACGCGCGCCTCTCCGGGATGCTGTCGCAGCTGCTCACCCCGCGGATCCGCCTCGCGCTCGAGTACCTCTACCTCGCCGGCGCCGTCGCGCTCTTCTGCCTGCTCGTCGTCATGCACACCAACTTCGTGCAGCAG CCGGGCTGCTCAAGTGAGTTCACTGGAATTGAATTTGGTGAAGCACAACTTGTCCAAATCAAG ATAATCAGTGGTGGACTATGGGCCAGCAAAGGTGTGTCTTATATTATGGATCTCCAGAACCTGGGGCGTTCAGCTGAGAAAATTCTAGAGGTTAATGGTGATAAGTTCAATGTTTTGGCATCTAAGTTTTTGTCAACTTGGGTTGGTCCTGGACCTAGAAGGA GGGTACCGGAATTGAAGACAACCGGAGAGGGTTCTGTACATCATCCTTTATCTGCTAAAGAATCAATTAAAGCAGCGGTTACGTACTTATCCAGAAAGTGGTACTCTCGTGCTGCCTTATTTTGGAGGAACATAAAGCAGGTTTCAGATAATGCCCTCCAACTAATG GTCAGATCAAACTGGGATGACTTTCTCCACCTCATTAAGGATCTTCAATTACCAAGCATGGATCATCTTCTTTCGAACATTG TGAAGTGGTTTGAGAAAAGAAGCAAATCGTTTGAGCCTACCTATTTATATGGTGTGGAGAAG GGATATTTCTTGCTTTCTGAAGTAGCCAAAAATACCCATGGTGTCCGAACTATAAACATCACGATTTCTGCTCGAAATCCTTGCTTTGGGAACAG GTGGCAGCAGCTTTTGATAAACAGCATTGTTGGTTATGATACTATACTGACAAACAGCTTGGTGAATTCTCCTGGCCAGG GTTATCTATACAACTTTCAGACAAAGGAGCTTTATGATCTTAGTTATGGGCATGAACCGCCAACAGGTCCTACAAGATTCGGAG ATTACTTTGTGACGAAATGTGGTGTCCTTCTAATGTCACTCTTTGTATTCTTCACAACCACCATGTCTGTTTCATTTACCCTGAGGGAAACGCAGTCCCGCATGCTTAGGTTCACAG TGCAGCTTCAACACCATGCACGCCACCAGCTGCCCACATTTCAACTGATATTTGTGCATGTCATTGAATCACTGGTTTTTGTTCCG ATCATGATTGGGATCCTCTTTTTTCTGTTTGAGTTCTACGATGACCAGTTGCTCGCTTTTCTTGTTCTGACTCTTGTGTGGTTATGTGAGCTGTTCACAATGATCAG TGTGCGCACATCTATTTCAATGCAGTTCTTTCCGCGCTTCTTCTTGTTGTATTTCCTGGTTTTCCACATCTACTTCTTTTCATACACCTACG GCTTCTCGTACCTGGCTTTCTCTGCTACGGCAGCATTCATGCAACATCTAATCCTGTACTTTTGGAATCGTTTTGAG GTGCCAGCCCTCCAGAGATTCATACGGAGCCGAGCTCACATCCACCAACAGACTGGTGTTCAGATCACATCCTCCACCATCTACACTTCAACATTACATATCGCGAGGGTAAACGTGAGGGACCCCGGCACGTTAAACGACGACGCTGGCGCAGCTCATGAAGCAGACCCCCTACTGGCCCAGGCCGAgccgacgaggaaccaccaagagggGGCCCAGCAACTCAATGAAAACGCCGATGCAGCAGCCACCAACCCTATCCAGTACGAGGATCAAAATCTCGAGCAAGCCGGCAACGCCCCCGCAGCCTCGGGCTCCCTGAACCCGTTCGGCTCCCTCTTGCTGTGGTTGCTAGGAGGCGGCGCTTCTGACGGCATAGTCTCCTTCTTCTCCATGTTCAGGGACGTCCGCGACCACCACGGCGGCCAGGACTACGCCGAGCCGCCCCAAAACGAGAACGAGCAGGTGACATAG
- the LOC123094210 gene encoding auxin-responsive protein SAUR71 — MRQLIRRLSRVGDDSSSPPASPSSKRRGGGGGGRAVVPEGHVPVHVGDGSEAERFLVRAELLGRPALAELLGRAAQEYGYDHQGPLRIPCCSPAAFRRALADVAADCC; from the coding sequence ATGAGGCAGCTGATCCGGCGGCTGTCACGCGTGGGTGACGACTCCTCCTCGCCCCCCGCGTCGCCGTCGTCGAAGcggcggggcgggggcgggggcgggaggGCGGTGGTGCCGGAGGGGCACGTGCCGGTGCAcgtcggggacgggagcgaggcggAGCGGTTCCTGGTGCGGGCGGAGCTGCTGGGGCGGCCGGCGCTGGCGGAGCTTCTCGGCCGCGCGGCGCAGGAGTACGGGTACGACCACCAGGGCCCGCTCCGCATCCCCTGCTGCTCCCCCGCCGCCTTCCGCCGCGCGCTCGCCGACGTCGCCGCCGACTGCTGCTAG